A window of bacterium genomic DNA:
GCGGGGCGTCCGGCGATCGTCGCACTGCCCTGTTGCAAGACCGTATAGCCGTGGAACACCGACGCCGCCAGCGGTTCTGCCCGCGCCGCGTAGGTGGCGGGCGGCATCGGTTCCTGTAGCGGTTCGATGACCACGTTCACGGTCGGACGGTAACCGCCCTGCGCCGGCCCGGCGGCCACGAGCACGATTAGCCCGTCGGCTCGAGTGGCGACCTCCCAAGTCTGCGGGAACGTCATAGCGAAACGGCCCTGCGGATCGGTCACAATCTGCGCCAGCGACGACTGCGCGCGGACGAACCCCGTACCGGCGGCCATGATGCATGCCACCGCGGCGAGCACACGTACGCGAACGATCATCGATTGCATGACGTCCCCCCCGGTCGTGACGCCTCAAGCCTCTCAGCGCGAGCGGGTTTCCCCCAATACCATGCCCACTGTTACGGTCGAGCAGGACCTTGCCCCGCCCCCTCTCTAGCGCCCGGCCAATCCGAGTGCCCCGCCACGGTGTATCCATGTGCGAACGGGCGGCCGGAACGCCGGCCCGGGACCGCATCTGGTCCGCCGGTTCAATATGCACGTGGGAGGACGACCGCTCATGACAGACAGGTTCGTTCGAGTTCGTAGCGCGCTTCGGCGCGCAGCCACCCGCGGCGCGCGGGTCCTCGCGGCCGCGTTGCTCATGGCCACGGGCCTCATGTGGGGCACCGCGTTCGGACCGCGGCCGACGGCGGCCGCAACCACCGCGCCCAAAGCGTACATCGGTCTGTACGGCGACAACGCGATCGGCGTGCTCGACACCGCGACGGGACATATGCTCAAGACGATCAAGGTCCCGGCCGGGCCGGAAGCCGTGGTCCTGACACCGGACGGTCGGACGGTGTACGTGTCGAGCGAAGACGCCACCGACCTCAGCGTCATCGACACGGACACCGACCAAGTCGCAAAGACACTCCCCCTTGGGGAATCGCCGCAGGGCATGGCGCTGTCGCGCGATGCGCGGACGCTCCTGGTGGCGGTCTTCGGCACGAATAAGGTGGACGTCGTCGATACGTCGACGCTCCGGGTCACGGCCCAGTTCACCGTCGCGAAGCCCCACGGCGTCGCGCTCTCGCCAGACGGTCGCAC
This region includes:
- a CDS encoding DcrB-related protein, yielding MIVRVRVLAAVACIMAAGTGFVRAQSSLAQIVTDPQGRFAMTFPQTWEVATRADGLIVLVAAGPAQGGYRPTVNVVIEPLQEPMPPATYAARAEPLAASVFHGYTVLQQGSATIAGRPAYYRYFTWEPNNTAPVYQLQAYFTSGRSGYVVTGRTLNQPESIQRDMPLIVQILDTFRVL